The following coding sequences lie in one Arachis stenosperma cultivar V10309 chromosome 5, arast.V10309.gnm1.PFL2, whole genome shotgun sequence genomic window:
- the LOC130981950 gene encoding protein root UVB sensitive 3-like isoform X3 produces the protein MLSTQALLSAIGVGEKSATVIGATFQWFLRDITGMLGGILFTFYQGSNLDNNAKMWRLVADLMNGLERNYSFLGGDSSKRGMLMDLISPLFLSAFVIIVCLGSISRSFTGVASGATRAALTQHFALQDNVGDISAKEGSQETVATMIGMALGMLVARITIGHPLAIWVCFLSLTLFHMCANYKAVRCLALTSLNPERTTIHLQHFMKTGQVLSPEQVSAKEHVLPLKLTVWSSKNADLLYTKVHLGTRVSSLDNMEIKEHLLSAASYYAKAKYLLVERNGTVNVIVHKDSNAADVLKSFVHALILAMNVSESKSLHSDSQMWIDKTCLFTSSSH, from the exons ATGCTGTCTACCCAG GCTCTCCTTAGTGCTATTGGGGTTGGCGAGAAATCAGCTACTGTGATTGGTGCCACTTTTCAG TGGTTTTTGAGGGATATAACCGGCATGCTTGGAGGTATCTTATTCACATTCTACCAG GGATCAAATCTTGATAATAATGCCAAAATGTGGCGTTTGGTTGCAGATCTTATGAACGGTCTTG AACGGAATTATTCTTTTCTCGGTGGAGACTCGAGCAAGAGAG GAATGCTAATGGACCTTATTTCGCCACTGTTTCTGTCAGCTTTTGTGATTATTGTTTGCCTAGGAAGCATATCAAGATCATTCA CTGGTGTTGCAAGTGGAGCCACTAGAGCCGCTTTGACTCAGCATTTTGCTCTTCAGGATAATGTCGGAGATATATCTGCTAAG GAAGGGAGTCAAGAAACAGTGGCCACAATGATTGGCATGGCATTGGGCATGCTTGTTGCTCGCATCACCATAGGACACCCACTAGCCATTTGGGTTTGTTTTTTGTCCCTAACCCTGTTCCATATGTGTG CTAACTACAAAGCTGTGCGGTGCCTAGCGTTGACCTCATTAAATCCTGAAAGAACCACTATTCATTTGCAGCATTTCATGAAGACAGGCCAAG TTCTGTCACCTGAACAAGTCTCTGCAAAGGAACATGTTTTACCTCTTAAGCTCACTGTATGGAGCTCAAAGAATGCTGATTTGCTGTATACAAAAGTACATTTAGGTACAAGGGTTTCATCATTAGATAACATGGAAAT TAAGGAGCATTTGCTTTCTGCAGCATCTTACTATGCAAAAG CCAAGTACTTACTAGTTGAAAGGAACGGAACTGTTAATGTTATTGTGCATAAAGATTCAAATGCTGCTGACGTTCTGAAATCATTTGTTCATGCTCTCATTCTTGCAATGAATGTCTCTGAGAGCAAATCTTTGCATTCAGACAGCCAAATGTGGATCGATAAGACGTGTTTATTCACAAG CTCAAGTCATTAG
- the LOC130981950 gene encoding protein root UVB sensitive 3-like isoform X4, which produces MLSTQALLSAIGVGEKSATVIGATFQWFLRDITGMLGGILFTFYQGSNLDNNAKMWRLVADLMNGLGMLMDLISPLFLSAFVIIVCLGSISRSFTGVASGATRAALTQHFALQDNVGDISAKEGSQETVATMIGMALGMLVARITIGHPLAIWVCFLSLTLFHMCANYKAVRCLALTSLNPERTTIHLQHFMKTGQVLSPEQVSAKEHVLPLKLTVWSSKNADLLYTKVHLGTRVSSLDNMEIKEHLLSAASYYAKAKYLLVERNGTVNVIVHKDSNAADVLKSFVHALILAMNVSESKSLHSDSQMWIDKTCLFTSSSH; this is translated from the exons ATGCTGTCTACCCAG GCTCTCCTTAGTGCTATTGGGGTTGGCGAGAAATCAGCTACTGTGATTGGTGCCACTTTTCAG TGGTTTTTGAGGGATATAACCGGCATGCTTGGAGGTATCTTATTCACATTCTACCAG GGATCAAATCTTGATAATAATGCCAAAATGTGGCGTTTGGTTGCAGATCTTATGAACGGTCTTG GAATGCTAATGGACCTTATTTCGCCACTGTTTCTGTCAGCTTTTGTGATTATTGTTTGCCTAGGAAGCATATCAAGATCATTCA CTGGTGTTGCAAGTGGAGCCACTAGAGCCGCTTTGACTCAGCATTTTGCTCTTCAGGATAATGTCGGAGATATATCTGCTAAG GAAGGGAGTCAAGAAACAGTGGCCACAATGATTGGCATGGCATTGGGCATGCTTGTTGCTCGCATCACCATAGGACACCCACTAGCCATTTGGGTTTGTTTTTTGTCCCTAACCCTGTTCCATATGTGTG CTAACTACAAAGCTGTGCGGTGCCTAGCGTTGACCTCATTAAATCCTGAAAGAACCACTATTCATTTGCAGCATTTCATGAAGACAGGCCAAG TTCTGTCACCTGAACAAGTCTCTGCAAAGGAACATGTTTTACCTCTTAAGCTCACTGTATGGAGCTCAAAGAATGCTGATTTGCTGTATACAAAAGTACATTTAGGTACAAGGGTTTCATCATTAGATAACATGGAAAT TAAGGAGCATTTGCTTTCTGCAGCATCTTACTATGCAAAAG CCAAGTACTTACTAGTTGAAAGGAACGGAACTGTTAATGTTATTGTGCATAAAGATTCAAATGCTGCTGACGTTCTGAAATCATTTGTTCATGCTCTCATTCTTGCAATGAATGTCTCTGAGAGCAAATCTTTGCATTCAGACAGCCAAATGTGGATCGATAAGACGTGTTTATTCACAAG CTCAAGTCATTAG
- the LOC130981950 gene encoding protein root UVB sensitive 3-like isoform X2, protein MTALSNSNDTAITLEEWNGSSTFKLSKTFTIQASSSSVSFKRSGARFTHLWRRLLQALVPEGLSTYTRTMLSTQALLSAIGVGEKSATVIGATFQWFLRDITGMLGGILFTFYQGSNLDNNAKMWRLVADLMNGLGMLMDLISPLFLSAFVIIVCLGSISRSFTGVASGATRAALTQHFALQDNVGDISAKEGSQETVATMIGMALGMLVARITIGHPLAIWVCFLSLTLFHMCANYKAVRCLALTSLNPERTTIHLQHFMKTGQVLSPEQVSAKEHVLPLKLTVWSSKNADLLYTKVHLGTRVSSLDNMEIKEHLLSAASYYAKAKYLLVERNGTVNVIVHKDSNAADVLKSFVHALILAMNVSESKSLHSDSQMWIDKTCLFTSSSH, encoded by the exons ATGACAGCACTGTCCAACTCCAACGATACGGCCATAACCTTGGAAGAATGGAATGGCTCTTCCACCTTCAAGCTCTCTAAGACTTTCACCATCCAAGCTTCCTCTTCCTCTGTCTCCTTTAAAAG ATCCGGTGCCCGTTTCACCCATCTTTGGAGACGATTATTGCAGGCATTAGTTCCTGAG GGTCTTTCAACTTATACAAGGACCATGCTGTCTACCCAG GCTCTCCTTAGTGCTATTGGGGTTGGCGAGAAATCAGCTACTGTGATTGGTGCCACTTTTCAG TGGTTTTTGAGGGATATAACCGGCATGCTTGGAGGTATCTTATTCACATTCTACCAG GGATCAAATCTTGATAATAATGCCAAAATGTGGCGTTTGGTTGCAGATCTTATGAACGGTCTTG GAATGCTAATGGACCTTATTTCGCCACTGTTTCTGTCAGCTTTTGTGATTATTGTTTGCCTAGGAAGCATATCAAGATCATTCA CTGGTGTTGCAAGTGGAGCCACTAGAGCCGCTTTGACTCAGCATTTTGCTCTTCAGGATAATGTCGGAGATATATCTGCTAAG GAAGGGAGTCAAGAAACAGTGGCCACAATGATTGGCATGGCATTGGGCATGCTTGTTGCTCGCATCACCATAGGACACCCACTAGCCATTTGGGTTTGTTTTTTGTCCCTAACCCTGTTCCATATGTGTG CTAACTACAAAGCTGTGCGGTGCCTAGCGTTGACCTCATTAAATCCTGAAAGAACCACTATTCATTTGCAGCATTTCATGAAGACAGGCCAAG TTCTGTCACCTGAACAAGTCTCTGCAAAGGAACATGTTTTACCTCTTAAGCTCACTGTATGGAGCTCAAAGAATGCTGATTTGCTGTATACAAAAGTACATTTAGGTACAAGGGTTTCATCATTAGATAACATGGAAAT TAAGGAGCATTTGCTTTCTGCAGCATCTTACTATGCAAAAG CCAAGTACTTACTAGTTGAAAGGAACGGAACTGTTAATGTTATTGTGCATAAAGATTCAAATGCTGCTGACGTTCTGAAATCATTTGTTCATGCTCTCATTCTTGCAATGAATGTCTCTGAGAGCAAATCTTTGCATTCAGACAGCCAAATGTGGATCGATAAGACGTGTTTATTCACAAG CTCAAGTCATTAG
- the LOC130981950 gene encoding protein root UVB sensitive 3-like isoform X1 — MTALSNSNDTAITLEEWNGSSTFKLSKTFTIQASSSSVSFKRSGARFTHLWRRLLQALVPEGLSTYTRTMLSTQALLSAIGVGEKSATVIGATFQWFLRDITGMLGGILFTFYQGSNLDNNAKMWRLVADLMNGLERNYSFLGGDSSKRGMLMDLISPLFLSAFVIIVCLGSISRSFTGVASGATRAALTQHFALQDNVGDISAKEGSQETVATMIGMALGMLVARITIGHPLAIWVCFLSLTLFHMCANYKAVRCLALTSLNPERTTIHLQHFMKTGQVLSPEQVSAKEHVLPLKLTVWSSKNADLLYTKVHLGTRVSSLDNMEIKEHLLSAASYYAKAKYLLVERNGTVNVIVHKDSNAADVLKSFVHALILAMNVSESKSLHSDSQMWIDKTCLFTSSSH; from the exons ATGACAGCACTGTCCAACTCCAACGATACGGCCATAACCTTGGAAGAATGGAATGGCTCTTCCACCTTCAAGCTCTCTAAGACTTTCACCATCCAAGCTTCCTCTTCCTCTGTCTCCTTTAAAAG ATCCGGTGCCCGTTTCACCCATCTTTGGAGACGATTATTGCAGGCATTAGTTCCTGAG GGTCTTTCAACTTATACAAGGACCATGCTGTCTACCCAG GCTCTCCTTAGTGCTATTGGGGTTGGCGAGAAATCAGCTACTGTGATTGGTGCCACTTTTCAG TGGTTTTTGAGGGATATAACCGGCATGCTTGGAGGTATCTTATTCACATTCTACCAG GGATCAAATCTTGATAATAATGCCAAAATGTGGCGTTTGGTTGCAGATCTTATGAACGGTCTTG AACGGAATTATTCTTTTCTCGGTGGAGACTCGAGCAAGAGAG GAATGCTAATGGACCTTATTTCGCCACTGTTTCTGTCAGCTTTTGTGATTATTGTTTGCCTAGGAAGCATATCAAGATCATTCA CTGGTGTTGCAAGTGGAGCCACTAGAGCCGCTTTGACTCAGCATTTTGCTCTTCAGGATAATGTCGGAGATATATCTGCTAAG GAAGGGAGTCAAGAAACAGTGGCCACAATGATTGGCATGGCATTGGGCATGCTTGTTGCTCGCATCACCATAGGACACCCACTAGCCATTTGGGTTTGTTTTTTGTCCCTAACCCTGTTCCATATGTGTG CTAACTACAAAGCTGTGCGGTGCCTAGCGTTGACCTCATTAAATCCTGAAAGAACCACTATTCATTTGCAGCATTTCATGAAGACAGGCCAAG TTCTGTCACCTGAACAAGTCTCTGCAAAGGAACATGTTTTACCTCTTAAGCTCACTGTATGGAGCTCAAAGAATGCTGATTTGCTGTATACAAAAGTACATTTAGGTACAAGGGTTTCATCATTAGATAACATGGAAAT TAAGGAGCATTTGCTTTCTGCAGCATCTTACTATGCAAAAG CCAAGTACTTACTAGTTGAAAGGAACGGAACTGTTAATGTTATTGTGCATAAAGATTCAAATGCTGCTGACGTTCTGAAATCATTTGTTCATGCTCTCATTCTTGCAATGAATGTCTCTGAGAGCAAATCTTTGCATTCAGACAGCCAAATGTGGATCGATAAGACGTGTTTATTCACAAG CTCAAGTCATTAG